From Anaerohalosphaera lusitana, one genomic window encodes:
- the ahcY gene encoding adenosylhomocysteinase: MTQQVESTFDYVVKDIELADFGRKEIEIAEKEMPGLIATREKYGKQKPLKGARVMGSLHMTIQTAVLIETLVELGADVRWASCNVFSTQDHAAAAIAARGIPVFAYKGESLEEYWDYTRRALTWPDGEGPDLIIDDGGDASLLMHRGYYAEEDPSTLDEPTDNKEMKLQNELLKGMLKETPDFWHKAAKRCQGVSEETTTGVHRLYQMKESGELLFPAINVNDSVTKSKFDNVYGCRESLVDAIKRATDVMVAGKMAMVCGFGDVGKGSAETLASHKARVAVSEIDPICALQAYMRGYSVMTVEDALPYADIYVTTTGNKDIITAEHMSKMKDQAIVCNIGHFDNEIQVDELNNWPGVKKTNIKFGVDQYTFEDGHSIYLLAEGRLVNLGCATGHPSFVMSNSFTNQVLATIDHWTNEKPIDVYRLSKKLDEEVARLHLDKLGAKMTVMSEEQADYIGFPVEGPYKSDHYRY; this comes from the coding sequence ATGACACAACAAGTAGAAAGTACTTTTGATTACGTAGTAAAGGACATTGAACTCGCTGATTTCGGCCGCAAGGAGATCGAGATCGCGGAAAAGGAGATGCCCGGCCTTATCGCTACCCGCGAAAAGTACGGCAAGCAGAAACCGCTCAAGGGCGCACGTGTGATGGGCAGCCTGCACATGACGATTCAGACGGCTGTTCTTATCGAGACGCTGGTTGAGCTCGGGGCGGACGTTCGCTGGGCATCCTGTAATGTTTTCTCGACGCAGGACCATGCAGCGGCAGCTATCGCGGCCCGCGGTATTCCCGTTTTCGCATACAAAGGCGAATCGCTGGAAGAATACTGGGACTATACACGTCGTGCACTGACCTGGCCTGACGGTGAAGGTCCTGACCTGATTATTGATGACGGCGGCGATGCGAGCCTTCTGATGCACCGCGGCTACTATGCCGAAGAGGATCCTTCGACATTGGATGAGCCTACCGACAACAAAGAGATGAAGCTTCAGAACGAGCTGCTCAAGGGCATGCTCAAAGAAACACCGGATTTCTGGCACAAAGCGGCAAAACGCTGTCAGGGCGTTTCGGAAGAAACGACAACTGGCGTTCATCGTCTCTATCAGATGAAGGAAAGCGGTGAGCTGCTGTTCCCGGCCATCAATGTGAACGACTCTGTGACCAAGTCCAAGTTTGACAATGTTTACGGCTGTCGTGAATCGCTGGTCGATGCTATCAAGCGTGCGACTGACGTCATGGTCGCTGGTAAGATGGCAATGGTTTGCGGTTTCGGCGATGTTGGTAAGGGTTCTGCTGAGACGCTGGCCTCGCATAAGGCACGCGTTGCAGTGAGCGAGATCGACCCGATCTGTGCACTGCAGGCATACATGAGAGGCTATTCGGTAATGACCGTCGAAGACGCCCTGCCGTATGCGGACATCTATGTAACCACCACAGGCAACAAGGACATCATTACTGCCGAGCACATGAGCAAGATGAAGGATCAGGCGATCGTGTGCAATATTGGCCATTTCGATAACGAGATCCAGGTCGACGAGCTGAACAACTGGCCTGGTGTTAAAAAGACGAACATCAAGTTCGGCGTCGATCAGTACACCTTTGAAGACGGTCACTCGATCTATCTGCTCGCTGAAGGCCGGCTGGTTAACCTCGGCTGTGCGACCGGTCATCCGAGCTTTGTAATGTCCAACAGCTTCACCAACCAGGTTCTTGCAACGATCGATCACTGGACAAACGAAAAGCCGATCGATGTTTATCGTCTGAGCAAGAAACTTGATGAAGAAGTAGCACGTCTGCACCTTGATAAGCTCGGGGCGAAAATGACCGTCATGTCTGAGGAACAGGCAGACTACATTGGTTTCCCCGTTGAAGGACCGTACAAGTCGGACCATTATCGTTACTAG
- a CDS encoding LamG-like jellyroll fold domain-containing protein: MFKCKVLILALCAWFGLSAITTYTAGTAFGVLPDELTVNVGDVNGDGQNDNAILTKRSLRAPGYRVWAYDGSNYTQVSQPEVRTYRGYVDADPDLQVNGWVDENNCLDINFNEGRHHTLRLTNIDIDLAGPDGTPFPPTGNIEIPHTADRTSPTPTGYIIPKYNMRKMRVGVDICNDVYVAMGSISAAVGFCEQRINDSDHFYARDMGLAWEISEVVVRVGGDPDRWKSFWAGNDGITPYNFNTKVRFKAPGGGGSAGRIFSATADFPNGHSATVGSLSPYSRSLGHEVAHGLGVGHYSDVNDTMSGSNSALGVGTVQKPIEELHLASGTSAPSIIYGGPLAPYAMWDAANTMQDESVEINLLENDYDGNGDTISLSYVDSVSDRNGTITILSDRTVRYTPPEGYLGVDRFRYHVSDSTGLTNRTGLVKVYVRNTGLATHLTLDETTGSIAHDLGPYQTHGSLDSGTTPFETGSTTGIIGNALENLTDSSKTARIRCDTGDPLTDSLSASLWVKFNTLPDNDYPILTKGAAVIRGRVDNIRGGWAISVDNGKFYFACKLQTDSQYKGHLADLRTSANVQTGQWYHLVMTMDRDNHKLRAWVNNTEVTNTLAGTTIPDGMIENYYPLTLFNCSNDNASLPCVMDEVRIYNKVLSAAEVAELYAADYEIPAGAPEPANHGTCAFSDTTLTWVPGKPSGYEFDIYFGTDHDAVAAATTSSSQYMGRKQENSHAVTVRRGKTYFWRVDEVADDTVVPGNVWTFKTLQKGFDDYSVNVTNGDFENQIVEPDASVKEVMDWYDSGSYVNTVWSGYDTDEYPQGTEGSNWLEMGNSKWAYQRTGDIKSASDYRIGLMAGKKTSANFKGLVVSLWAGGEPEAAADGIFLSDIGAVQLDTSGLLMPPLSGNQSEQLYVTLSARQDLDIVQPLWLCVQQGGGYGRSFADNVEIAKLITGEGLWQFAELKKYYNTGDCGICGGADLNADNIVNLTDLAMFASTWLEE; this comes from the coding sequence ATGTTTAAATGCAAAGTGTTGATTCTTGCTTTATGTGCATGGTTTGGGTTATCGGCGATTACCACATACACTGCCGGTACTGCTTTTGGGGTCTTGCCAGACGAGCTGACTGTCAACGTCGGCGATGTCAACGGTGACGGCCAGAATGACAATGCGATACTGACCAAGCGTTCCCTGCGTGCCCCCGGGTACAGGGTATGGGCCTATGACGGCTCTAACTATACCCAGGTATCCCAGCCAGAGGTACGAACATATCGCGGATATGTTGATGCGGACCCGGATTTGCAGGTAAACGGCTGGGTCGACGAGAACAACTGCCTGGACATCAATTTCAATGAAGGCAGACACCATACCCTGCGACTGACAAACATCGACATAGATCTTGCCGGCCCGGATGGTACACCCTTTCCCCCTACGGGGAACATCGAAATCCCACACACTGCTGACCGCACTTCTCCAACACCCACAGGCTACATCATTCCCAAATATAACATGCGCAAAATGCGTGTCGGCGTAGATATCTGCAATGACGTGTATGTCGCCATGGGCAGTATTTCTGCGGCTGTCGGCTTCTGCGAGCAGCGGATCAACGACTCAGACCATTTTTATGCTCGTGATATGGGACTTGCCTGGGAGATCAGCGAAGTCGTAGTGCGAGTAGGCGGCGACCCGGACAGATGGAAATCTTTCTGGGCGGGCAATGACGGAATTACTCCATATAATTTCAATACCAAAGTGAGATTCAAGGCCCCGGGCGGCGGCGGTTCGGCAGGCCGTATCTTTTCTGCGACCGCTGACTTTCCCAATGGGCACTCAGCGACCGTGGGTTCATTGTCACCCTATTCGCGATCACTTGGCCATGAAGTTGCGCACGGACTCGGTGTCGGACACTATTCGGATGTCAACGACACGATGAGCGGTTCAAATTCGGCGCTGGGCGTAGGAACCGTCCAGAAGCCCATCGAAGAACTCCACCTCGCATCCGGCACGTCTGCTCCATCGATCATATACGGCGGCCCGCTTGCTCCCTACGCGATGTGGGATGCAGCGAACACGATGCAGGATGAGTCCGTCGAGATAAATCTGCTTGAAAATGATTACGACGGCAACGGTGACACGATCAGCCTTTCGTACGTTGATTCTGTCTCCGACCGGAACGGCACTATTACCATCCTTTCCGACAGAACTGTCAGATACACCCCGCCAGAGGGCTATCTCGGCGTTGACAGGTTTCGATACCACGTCAGCGACAGCACCGGCCTGACCAACCGTACAGGCCTCGTAAAGGTATACGTGCGAAACACAGGTCTGGCCACTCACCTGACTCTCGACGAAACCACCGGCTCAATAGCACATGATCTCGGTCCGTATCAAACACACGGATCTCTCGATTCAGGCACGACGCCCTTCGAAACGGGCTCAACCACCGGCATCATCGGCAACGCACTTGAGAACTTGACTGATTCGTCGAAAACTGCACGGATCCGCTGCGACACCGGGGACCCGCTCACAGACAGCCTCAGTGCATCCCTGTGGGTTAAATTCAACACACTGCCCGATAATGACTACCCGATCCTCACCAAGGGCGCCGCGGTCATCAGAGGCCGAGTTGACAACATCCGCGGCGGATGGGCCATCAGCGTCGACAACGGCAAGTTCTACTTCGCGTGCAAGCTGCAGACCGATTCGCAATACAAGGGACACCTTGCTGACCTGCGGACCAGCGCAAACGTGCAGACCGGGCAGTGGTATCACCTCGTAATGACCATGGACAGAGACAATCATAAGCTCCGCGCATGGGTCAATAATACCGAAGTCACGAATACGCTAGCAGGAACCACGATCCCTGATGGGATGATCGAAAACTATTATCCGCTCACCCTGTTCAACTGCTCAAATGATAACGCATCCCTGCCTTGCGTAATGGATGAGGTCCGGATCTACAACAAAGTACTCAGTGCTGCCGAAGTAGCTGAACTTTATGCCGCAGATTATGAGATACCCGCCGGCGCACCTGAACCAGCCAACCACGGAACCTGCGCCTTCAGTGATACGACCCTTACATGGGTTCCCGGCAAGCCTTCCGGGTATGAATTCGACATATATTTCGGCACGGACCATGACGCTGTAGCTGCCGCAACGACATCCTCATCCCAGTATATGGGAAGAAAGCAGGAAAACTCACATGCCGTTACGGTCCGCAGAGGCAAAACCTATTTCTGGCGTGTTGACGAGGTCGCGGATGATACTGTTGTCCCAGGAAATGTCTGGACATTTAAAACGCTTCAGAAAGGTTTTGACGATTACAGTGTGAATGTTACTAACGGCGATTTCGAGAATCAGATAGTCGAACCCGATGCATCTGTCAAAGAAGTCATGGACTGGTATGACAGCGGATCATATGTTAACACTGTATGGTCAGGCTATGACACGGACGAATATCCACAGGGCACCGAGGGCTCAAACTGGCTCGAAATGGGCAATTCCAAGTGGGCCTATCAAAGAACAGGCGATATCAAGTCCGCATCGGATTACAGGATCGGACTAATGGCAGGCAAAAAGACCTCGGCAAATTTCAAGGGGCTCGTAGTCAGCCTTTGGGCAGGAGGAGAGCCCGAAGCGGCAGCGGACGGCATATTCCTCAGTGACATCGGAGCCGTCCAGCTTGATACGAGCGGCCTGCTGATGCCCCCGCTTTCAGGCAATCAGAGTGAACAGTTGTATGTAACCCTGTCCGCACGTCAGGATCTGGATATCGTACAGCCGCTCTGGCTGTGTGTCCAGCAAGGCGGAGGATATGGGCGCAGTTTCGCAGACAACGTCGAGATCGCAAAACTGATCACGGGCGAAGGTCTCTGGCAGTTCGCCGAGCTCAAGAAATACTATAACACCGGCGATTGCGGAATCTGCGGCGGAGCGGATCTTAATGCGGACAATATAGTGAATCTGACAGATTTAGCGATGTTCGCTTCGACCTGGCTGGAAGAATAG
- the metK gene encoding methionine adenosyltransferase, with protein MSKINVDHVFTSESVSEGHPDKVCDQISDAVLDACLAKDPASRVACETMVAHDLVANSGEITCSGWEDIDTEKIAREVVKKIGYDHEDLKFWHDSFEYISRLHGQSPDISQGVSEGEGLFKDQGAGDQGMMFGYAANENPELMPTPIALSHRLLLELESIRKNKKLDYLRPDSKSQVSVKYTDGKPDYITCVVISHQTDDVPLDKVRRDLVEIAKEVLEPTGLLRNETEYFVNPTGKFCLGGPYADAGLTGRKIIVDTYGGVGSHGGGAFSGKDPSKVDRSAAYYSRYAAKNIVAAGLAEKCEIQVAYAIGVARPLSINVDTYGTGKVEDSQLQSVLESGSIFDFRPAAIVQELNLLKPDGWSYAQSAKYGHFGRDIFPWEKTDKAEDLKNAVKEMVNV; from the coding sequence ATGAGTAAAATTAATGTCGACCATGTTTTTACTTCCGAATCAGTCAGTGAAGGTCACCCCGATAAGGTGTGCGACCAGATATCCGATGCGGTACTGGATGCCTGCCTTGCAAAGGACCCGGCCAGCAGAGTTGCCTGTGAGACGATGGTTGCACACGATCTCGTAGCGAACAGCGGCGAGATCACCTGCAGCGGCTGGGAAGATATCGATACCGAAAAGATCGCTCGCGAAGTCGTTAAAAAGATCGGCTACGACCACGAGGATCTGAAGTTCTGGCACGATTCGTTTGAATATATCTCCCGCCTGCACGGCCAGAGCCCGGACATCTCTCAGGGTGTCAGTGAAGGCGAAGGGCTGTTCAAGGATCAGGGGGCGGGAGATCAGGGCATGATGTTCGGTTATGCTGCCAATGAAAATCCCGAGCTGATGCCCACACCTATCGCATTGAGTCACCGTCTGCTGCTCGAGCTCGAATCGATCCGCAAGAACAAAAAGCTCGACTATCTCAGGCCCGACTCGAAGTCGCAGGTTTCCGTCAAGTACACAGACGGCAAGCCTGATTACATCACATGCGTGGTTATCTCGCATCAGACGGACGATGTGCCGCTGGACAAGGTTCGCAGGGATCTGGTTGAGATCGCAAAAGAAGTACTCGAACCGACCGGCCTTTTGCGCAACGAAACTGAATACTTTGTAAATCCGACCGGTAAGTTCTGCCTTGGCGGTCCATACGCTGATGCAGGTTTGACAGGCCGAAAGATCATCGTTGATACTTACGGCGGTGTAGGCAGCCACGGCGGCGGTGCTTTCTCGGGTAAGGACCCGTCAAAGGTTGACCGTTCGGCGGCTTACTATTCACGTTACGCTGCAAAGAACATCGTGGCTGCTGGTCTTGCTGAAAAGTGCGAGATCCAGGTAGCTTATGCGATCGGTGTTGCAAGGCCGTTGAGCATCAATGTTGACACTTACGGTACGGGCAAGGTCGAGGATTCGCAGTTGCAGAGTGTTCTCGAGTCAGGCTCGATATTTGATTTCCGCCCTGCTGCTATCGTTCAGGAACTGAACCTGCTCAAGCCCGACGGTTGGTCCTATGCTCAGTCTGCCAAGTACGGTCACTTCGGACGCGACATCTTCCCCTGGGAGAAGACTGACAAAGCAGAGGATTTGAAGAACGCAGTTAAGGAAATGGTGAACGTATGA
- a CDS encoding LamG domain-containing protein gives MRRNAFMCVMLAAAILVISSTQAGLYSPPLVNTSFEDATADGWFHRTSYFTLESDTDPELPDTPYGEYWVQFGNQSWMYQQIGTWDSDISLDISLISGKRAGQDYGGLVISLWAGGDPSLAANASDNNVPPDTLVNLGAVMIDQSQQYDYPNGDDMGSFDISFSMSTGSNGTAGEPLWLLVQSAGRKKVLVDNIQVNYQPKAILTSPENGAEFVARDADLRWQPPESGSIQKYILTYRNDPDFTQPGNTVIDPAVSPYDMGTMPYSTTYYWRVDTVDGQGQAIEGDVWSFTTAADVPTGLFDPPLVNSSFENPVLTPAATSADVLDWYDSGSYTMISDEADTTAPDTPYGDNWAELGNERWIYQQIGRYEENLEIPVNFLLGQKDGKDFTGIHVSLLVGGDPALAIDTDAQYYSDGNPLQTVVGATEIANSGVINPFATTAVKASSQQSVTLSTGTGYVEGAPLWLQFNKVSGNGRALIDNVVIGYPVEPVMLFPTYNLEGVNVDADLEWAPPMTGTVQKYILTFGTDPNLTDPATTVTVDDAVSPYDPGELDYLTTYYWRVDAVNDQNELIQGYICPFTTEELIIPDSIELDDFQSYADNAEFLSAWQQTAGSQGTHELNTDWAAMQLNWQSSDQPVVVEVERTLDDPLDAWPEYMHMLTMSIKGSDQNPPAQIFITLSDGVNDFTASYTASDPVRTGGWHEINIPIEQFTNAGIDMQNITLAKVGLTAEPDEGLAGSILIDDISFAARICGEDIRPAYDLNDDCTTNLLDIAELAKDWLVHDYAINPDMPNGSQLAGYYQFDELTGTSAADSSTNSNDGVIEPGQASSYWSTDSYKGSGSLAVSKDLQVMLPADLFASVTSQISVSMWVKGDIAVEEGQADVAWGPDPHLTEQWQWVSTQTESDSQVWTHYAFVIDNDAGTAAIYRDGILIAKAQDTTFDLDPASAGQTVLSADTFDGTTLIDELKVYSYALGQSEIAYLATDGTGSVVQPISPLFTECDFNLNGVVDLADLAKIVSSAR, from the coding sequence ATGCGTAGAAATGCGTTTATGTGTGTTATGCTGGCTGCAGCCATTCTTGTTATTTCTTCAACACAAGCCGGCCTTTACAGCCCGCCGCTTGTCAACACCAGCTTTGAAGATGCGACCGCAGACGGGTGGTTCCATCGGACAAGCTATTTCACTCTTGAATCGGACACCGATCCTGAGCTGCCGGACACGCCCTACGGCGAATACTGGGTGCAATTCGGCAATCAGAGCTGGATGTATCAGCAGATCGGCACGTGGGACTCGGACATCTCTCTTGATATTTCACTCATCAGCGGCAAACGCGCCGGCCAGGATTACGGCGGTCTGGTCATAAGCCTGTGGGCCGGCGGCGATCCATCGCTTGCAGCCAATGCGAGCGACAACAACGTACCGCCGGATACGCTGGTCAATCTGGGAGCGGTCATGATCGACCAGTCCCAGCAATATGACTATCCCAACGGGGATGACATGGGAAGCTTTGATATCAGTTTCTCTATGAGTACCGGTTCTAACGGAACTGCTGGGGAACCTCTCTGGCTGCTTGTGCAGTCTGCAGGCAGGAAGAAGGTTCTGGTAGACAATATACAGGTAAACTATCAACCCAAAGCCATACTGACGAGTCCTGAAAATGGGGCCGAATTTGTGGCGAGAGATGCCGATCTTCGTTGGCAACCGCCCGAAAGCGGCTCTATACAGAAATATATCCTCACCTACCGCAATGATCCCGACTTTACTCAACCCGGCAATACCGTGATAGACCCTGCAGTCTCGCCGTACGACATGGGAACTATGCCTTATAGTACAACTTATTACTGGCGAGTAGACACCGTAGACGGCCAGGGGCAAGCAATCGAGGGAGATGTCTGGTCATTCACAACCGCCGCGGATGTGCCCACCGGACTGTTTGATCCTCCGCTGGTAAATTCGAGCTTTGAAAATCCTGTTCTTACGCCTGCAGCAACAAGTGCTGACGTGCTGGACTGGTACGATTCCGGCAGTTACACTATGATCTCAGATGAGGCTGATACTACTGCCCCGGACACGCCTTACGGCGACAACTGGGCGGAACTCGGCAATGAAAGATGGATTTACCAGCAGATCGGAAGATATGAGGAGAACCTGGAAATACCGGTCAACTTCCTGCTGGGGCAAAAGGACGGCAAGGATTTCACCGGCATTCATGTAAGCCTGCTCGTAGGCGGTGATCCCGCATTGGCAATTGATACCGATGCTCAGTATTACTCTGACGGCAATCCCCTGCAGACCGTTGTAGGAGCCACGGAGATCGCAAACTCAGGCGTGATCAATCCGTTCGCCACAACAGCGGTAAAAGCTTCGTCACAGCAATCTGTAACACTTTCGACAGGCACAGGATATGTTGAAGGCGCTCCGCTCTGGCTGCAGTTCAATAAGGTTTCGGGCAACGGCAGAGCACTCATTGACAACGTTGTCATCGGTTATCCCGTAGAACCTGTCATGCTGTTTCCCACATATAATCTTGAGGGGGTAAATGTCGACGCTGATCTGGAATGGGCCCCGCCCATGACAGGCACGGTGCAGAAGTACATCCTCACCTTCGGCACGGACCCGAATCTTACTGACCCCGCAACCACCGTCACCGTGGACGACGCCGTTTCACCGTACGATCCGGGCGAGCTGGACTATCTCACAACCTACTACTGGCGGGTCGACGCGGTGAATGACCAGAACGAACTCATTCAGGGGTACATCTGCCCTTTCACTACGGAAGAACTGATCATCCCTGACTCGATAGAGCTCGATGACTTCCAGAGCTATGCAGACAACGCCGAATTCCTTTCTGCCTGGCAGCAGACGGCAGGTTCCCAGGGCACACACGAACTTAACACGGACTGGGCCGCAATGCAGCTCAACTGGCAAAGCAGCGACCAGCCGGTGGTCGTTGAGGTCGAAAGAACCCTTGACGATCCCCTCGACGCATGGCCGGAATACATGCACATGCTCACTATGTCAATCAAAGGCTCGGATCAGAATCCCCCCGCACAGATATTCATAACGCTGTCGGACGGCGTGAACGACTTCACAGCTTCCTACACAGCAAGCGACCCTGTCCGGACCGGCGGTTGGCATGAGATCAACATCCCAATAGAGCAGTTCACGAATGCCGGCATCGATATGCAAAACATTACGCTTGCAAAGGTGGGCCTCACAGCAGAACCGGATGAAGGCCTGGCAGGCTCCATCTTGATCGACGACATTTCATTCGCAGCTCGCATCTGCGGCGAGGATATCCGCCCTGCTTACGATTTGAATGACGACTGCACCACGAACCTGCTCGACATCGCGGAGCTCGCAAAGGACTGGCTTGTCCACGATTACGCAATAAACCCCGACATGCCGAATGGCTCCCAACTGGCCGGCTACTACCAGTTCGATGAGCTGACAGGCACCTCTGCGGCTGACAGTTCGACAAACAGCAATGACGGTGTCATAGAACCGGGACAGGCAAGCTCATACTGGTCGACCGACAGCTATAAGGGCTCCGGCAGTCTGGCTGTTTCTAAGGACCTGCAGGTCATGCTTCCAGCGGACCTGTTCGCTTCCGTCACGTCACAAATCAGCGTCTCCATGTGGGTCAAAGGTGACATCGCTGTTGAAGAAGGCCAGGCGGACGTCGCTTGGGGACCGGATCCGCATTTGACCGAGCAGTGGCAATGGGTTTCGACTCAAACGGAATCCGACAGCCAGGTTTGGACACATTACGCATTCGTAATTGACAATGACGCAGGCACCGCAGCAATATACCGCGACGGGATCCTCATCGCAAAAGCCCAGGACACCACATTCGATCTTGATCCCGCCAGTGCCGGCCAAACCGTCTTGTCCGCCGACACATTTGATGGCACAACTCTGATTGATGAGCTTAAAGTTTACAGCTACGCTCTGGGACAGAGTGAAATTGCATATCTTGCTACAGACGGAACCGGCTCAGTCGTTCAGCCGATCTCACCTTTGTTTACCGAATGCGATTTCAACCTGAACGGAGTAGTTGACTTGGCCGATCTGGCAAAAATAGTCAGCAGTGCGCGCTGA
- a CDS encoding sulfatase, which produces MNRRDFLKQCAVTGIAGSISSAASGAGAQLGNKTFNLRLGKRRYNVLFVFVDQWRFCSLGHGPNHDPDVITPNLDKLAKQGAHWSRCYATHPVCTPNRSAVITGRWPWQTGMNQNDLMLPPEERCIAQHFTEAGYKSHYIGKWHMDGNAKPGFVPQGWRRRGFTTFEGFNRGHFYFNSPTFTNDGDMMRDIGLYESGDYEPTLQADLAIDFMRNNQKNPFFCFVSWGPPHGPYTPPAEYDIYNASEMTYRPNVPDDKVGNTRQEGYFGSITALDHEFGRLMKSLKDLDLEDDTLVVFTADHGDMIYSHGLSYKGKPEEESWHIPLLMRLPGKIDSGQITDTLISTADLMPTVMSLAGLDDPTTCTGIDKTQALNGGHMPDASVYGGVQDRWRAVVKGDHKLIVEQIDGNEVATRMYNLSTDPYEMTNIINETSVQTVKDDLWAEYLQWKDKTQDSFPEYPWLAENMY; this is translated from the coding sequence ATGAATAGAAGAGATTTTCTCAAACAGTGTGCTGTAACTGGAATCGCAGGTTCGATATCGTCCGCTGCCTCAGGCGCAGGTGCCCAGCTTGGCAACAAGACTTTCAATCTCAGGCTGGGGAAGCGCCGGTACAATGTGTTATTCGTATTCGTTGACCAGTGGCGTTTCTGCTCGCTGGGACATGGGCCAAACCATGATCCGGATGTCATTACGCCAAATCTCGACAAACTTGCAAAGCAAGGGGCCCACTGGTCCAGATGCTACGCTACACATCCGGTCTGCACGCCAAACAGATCGGCGGTTATAACAGGCAGATGGCCGTGGCAGACGGGTATGAATCAGAATGATCTCATGCTTCCTCCGGAAGAACGCTGCATAGCACAACACTTTACAGAAGCAGGTTATAAATCTCACTACATCGGCAAATGGCACATGGACGGAAATGCAAAGCCCGGTTTCGTTCCGCAGGGATGGCGGCGACGCGGGTTCACTACATTTGAAGGATTTAACCGAGGGCATTTCTACTTCAACTCGCCCACATTCACTAATGACGGCGATATGATGCGTGACATTGGACTTTACGAGTCGGGTGATTATGAACCAACTTTACAGGCCGATCTTGCGATCGACTTCATGAGGAACAACCAAAAAAATCCTTTCTTCTGTTTTGTATCGTGGGGACCGCCTCACGGACCTTACACACCTCCTGCTGAATATGATATTTACAATGCCAGTGAGATGACATACAGGCCGAACGTTCCTGATGACAAGGTCGGAAACACCAGACAGGAGGGCTATTTCGGCTCGATAACGGCTCTCGATCATGAGTTCGGCCGTCTTATGAAGTCGCTCAAGGACCTTGATCTGGAAGACGATACACTCGTCGTATTCACCGCCGACCATGGCGATATGATATATTCACATGGTCTTTCGTATAAAGGCAAGCCGGAAGAGGAATCGTGGCATATTCCGTTACTGATGCGGCTGCCCGGAAAGATCGATTCAGGACAAATAACTGACACCCTGATAAGTACTGCCGACCTTATGCCGACTGTGATGTCACTTGCAGGTCTGGATGACCCTACTACTTGTACCGGCATCGACAAAACGCAAGCGCTCAACGGAGGCCACATGCCGGACGCTTCCGTCTACGGAGGTGTACAGGACAGATGGCGTGCAGTTGTTAAAGGCGACCACAAACTGATCGTAGAACAAATCGACGGCAACGAGGTTGCAACGAGGATGTACAACCTCAGTACGGATCCGTATGAAATGACCAATATAATAAATGAGACTTCCGTGCAGACGGTCAAAGACGACCTCTGGGCCGAGTACCTTCAGTGGAAAGACAAAACACAGGACTCGTTCCCAGAATACCCGTGGCTCGCGGAAAATATGTATTGA
- a CDS encoding adenosine kinase translates to MSRIEKKITGVGSPIMDLLSHVPDEFVSTHAGEKGGMALVDHDAMEALLSRLDEFPKLAAGGSAANTIFALARLETPCGFVGKLGDDAQAKEYLQHFEKFGGDTSGFKFCTKDATARCLSLVTPDYERTMCTCLGAAANLAPDEISISDFEGYSHVHLEGYLLFNQDLIKAILKHAKDAGCTVSLDLGSFQIVESFKDLVTELLDKYVDIVFANEDEAEAFSGSKDPEESLKLLGKYCDIAVVKLGAEGSFIQNTEGKVKVVANPVESVVDTTGAGDYWAAGFLCGYLRGYPMNVCGEMGSILGAEVVQQLGAELPDDRWSAVAEQFNNIHT, encoded by the coding sequence ATGAGTCGGATAGAGAAGAAAATCACAGGTGTCGGCTCGCCGATCATGGATTTACTTTCTCATGTCCCTGACGAATTTGTCAGCACCCATGCAGGCGAGAAAGGCGGGATGGCATTGGTCGATCACGATGCCATGGAAGCTTTGCTCAGCCGGCTGGATGAATTTCCGAAACTGGCGGCCGGCGGTTCGGCAGCAAACACTATATTTGCGCTGGCCCGGCTGGAGACGCCCTGCGGGTTCGTCGGTAAACTCGGCGACGATGCGCAGGCGAAGGAATATCTGCAGCATTTCGAGAAGTTCGGAGGCGATACTTCGGGCTTTAAGTTCTGCACCAAGGACGCAACTGCACGCTGTTTGAGTCTTGTGACGCCGGACTATGAACGCACTATGTGTACTTGCCTCGGCGCTGCTGCAAATCTGGCTCCTGATGAGATAAGCATCTCGGATTTCGAAGGCTATTCACACGTGCATCTCGAAGGCTATCTGCTGTTCAATCAGGACCTTATCAAAGCGATACTTAAACACGCCAAAGACGCCGGCTGTACGGTCAGTCTGGATCTGGGTTCTTTTCAGATCGTGGAGTCCTTCAAGGACCTGGTGACCGAGCTCCTTGACAAGTACGTCGATATCGTCTTTGCGAACGAAGACGAGGCGGAGGCGTTCAGCGGATCCAAGGATCCCGAGGAATCGCTCAAGCTGCTGGGCAAATACTGCGACATTGCAGTGGTCAAGCTCGGCGCGGAAGGCTCATTCATTCAAAATACCGAAGGCAAGGTAAAAGTTGTCGCGAATCCGGTTGAAAGCGTAGTGGATACTACCGGAGCGGGCGACTACTGGGCCGCCGGTTTTTTATGCGGATATCTTCGAGGGTATCCCATGAACGTTTGCGGCGAGATGGGCTCCATTCTGGGAGCCGAAGTGGTTCAGCAGCTCGGGGCGGAACTGCCCGACGATCGCTGGTCCGCAGTCGCCGAACAATTCAACAATATTCACACTTAG